The following proteins come from a genomic window of Streptomyces liliiviolaceus:
- the miaB gene encoding tRNA (N6-isopentenyl adenosine(37)-C2)-methylthiotransferase MiaB: protein MSSSDRSRAVDLTRTYEVRTYGCQMNVHDSERLSGLLEGAGYVRAPEGSDGDADVVVFNTCAVRENADNRLYGNLGRLAPMKTKRPGMQIAVGGCLAQKDRDTIVKRAPWVDVVFGTHNIGKLPVLLERARVQEEAQVEIAESLEAFPSTLPTRRESAYAAWVSISVGCNNTCTFCIVPALRGKEKDRRTGDILAEIEALVGEGVSEITLLGQNVNAYGSDIGDREAFSKLLRACGKIDGLERVRFTSPHPRDFTDDVIAAMAETPNVMPQLHMPMQSGSDTVLKAMRRSYRQERFLGIIDKVRASIPHAAITTDIIVGFPGETEEDFEQTLHAVREARFAQAFTFQYSKRPGTPAATMEGQIPKEVVQERYMRLSALQEEISWDENKKQVGRTLELMVAEGEGRKDGATHRLSGRAPDNRLVHFTKPDTEVRPGDVVTVEITYAAPHHLLAEGAPLDVRRTRAGDAWEKRNTAEAAKPAGVMLGLPQIGVPEPLPAVTGSGCGLD from the coding sequence ATGAGCAGCAGTGACCGGAGCCGGGCAGTGGACCTGACCAGAACGTATGAAGTGCGTACTTACGGATGTCAGATGAACGTCCACGACTCCGAGCGGCTGTCCGGGCTGCTGGAGGGTGCCGGTTACGTACGTGCTCCCGAAGGCTCCGACGGTGACGCCGACGTCGTCGTCTTCAACACCTGCGCGGTGCGGGAGAACGCCGACAACCGCCTCTACGGGAACCTCGGCAGGCTCGCGCCGATGAAGACGAAGCGGCCCGGCATGCAGATCGCCGTCGGCGGCTGTCTCGCCCAGAAGGACCGCGACACCATCGTGAAGAGGGCGCCCTGGGTGGACGTCGTCTTCGGGACGCACAACATCGGCAAACTCCCCGTCCTCCTGGAGCGCGCCCGCGTCCAGGAAGAGGCGCAGGTAGAGATCGCCGAGTCGCTGGAGGCGTTCCCGTCGACACTGCCGACCCGCCGCGAGAGCGCGTACGCGGCCTGGGTGTCCATCTCCGTCGGCTGCAACAACACGTGCACCTTCTGCATCGTCCCGGCGCTGCGCGGCAAGGAGAAGGACCGCAGGACCGGCGACATCCTCGCCGAGATCGAGGCCCTCGTCGGCGAGGGCGTCTCCGAGATCACCCTGCTCGGCCAGAACGTCAACGCCTACGGCTCCGACATCGGCGACCGTGAGGCCTTCAGCAAGCTCCTGCGGGCCTGCGGGAAGATCGACGGCCTGGAGCGCGTGCGCTTCACCTCGCCGCACCCGCGCGACTTCACGGACGACGTCATCGCCGCGATGGCCGAGACACCGAACGTCATGCCGCAGCTCCACATGCCGATGCAGTCCGGTTCGGACACCGTCCTGAAGGCGATGCGCCGCTCGTACCGGCAGGAGCGGTTCCTCGGGATCATCGACAAGGTGCGCGCCTCGATCCCGCACGCCGCGATCACCACCGACATCATCGTGGGCTTCCCCGGCGAGACCGAGGAGGACTTCGAGCAGACCCTCCACGCGGTCCGCGAGGCCCGCTTCGCGCAGGCGTTCACGTTCCAGTACTCCAAGCGTCCCGGTACCCCGGCGGCCACGATGGAGGGGCAGATCCCCAAGGAGGTCGTGCAGGAGCGCTACATGCGCCTGTCGGCCCTCCAGGAGGAGATCTCCTGGGACGAGAACAAGAAGCAGGTCGGCCGCACCCTGGAGCTGATGGTCGCCGAGGGCGAGGGCCGCAAGGACGGCGCCACGCACCGCCTCTCCGGGCGCGCTCCCGACAACCGCCTGGTGCACTTCACCAAGCCCGACACCGAGGTCCGCCCCGGGGACGTCGTCACCGTGGAGATCACGTACGCCGCCCCGCACCACCTCCTCGCCGAGGGCGCCCCGCTGGACGTCCGTCGCACGCGCGCGGGGGACGCCTGGGAGAAGCGCAACACCGCTGAGGCCGCGAAGCCGGCCGGCGTCATGCTGGGGCTGCCGCAGATCGGCGTCCCGGAGCCGCTGCCGGCCGTCACGGGCAGTGGTTGCGGTCTGGACTGA
- a CDS encoding TAXI family TRAP transporter solute-binding subunit — MFQALSPLGRRRALQGSAAAFVAFGLLLWWLLPLGESSPGGKVVFSTGTRTGVYQLYGNLLQDALAKDMPRLDVDLEQSEGSQENVERVATGKADFTIAAADAVEKYMDSGKPGADQLRGCARLYDDYVHVVVPEDSRVDSIADLKGKRVAMGQPGSGVLLIAEHVLAAADLGPKDVKPVYAGISDMPEMLEEKKIDAFFWSGGLPTGAVSELSKRFDIKLVPITADLVARLHKPGAGSSYYRSALMPADTYHGERNNAAVQTVAVANLLVTRAGTDATLTEGMTRTVINSRDRIGKQVHAAQRVDLRTAIYTDPLDLHEGAQRYYRSNKP, encoded by the coding sequence ATGTTCCAGGCACTCTCCCCCCTCGGCCGACGCCGGGCCCTGCAGGGTTCGGCCGCCGCCTTCGTGGCCTTCGGGCTGCTCCTGTGGTGGCTGCTGCCGCTGGGCGAGAGCTCACCGGGCGGGAAGGTCGTCTTCAGTACGGGGACACGGACCGGCGTGTACCAGCTGTACGGAAACCTGCTGCAGGACGCGCTCGCCAAGGACATGCCGCGCCTGGACGTGGACCTGGAACAGAGCGAGGGCTCCCAGGAGAACGTGGAACGGGTGGCCACCGGAAAGGCCGACTTCACCATCGCCGCGGCCGACGCGGTCGAGAAGTACATGGACAGCGGCAAACCCGGCGCGGACCAGCTGCGCGGCTGCGCGCGGCTGTACGACGACTACGTGCACGTGGTCGTTCCCGAGGACTCCCGCGTGGACTCCATCGCGGACCTGAAGGGCAAGCGGGTGGCGATGGGACAGCCGGGCTCCGGGGTGCTCCTGATCGCGGAGCACGTGCTGGCGGCGGCCGACCTCGGCCCGAAGGACGTCAAACCGGTGTACGCCGGTATCTCGGACATGCCGGAGATGCTGGAAGAGAAGAAGATCGACGCGTTCTTCTGGTCCGGCGGACTCCCGACCGGCGCCGTGAGCGAGCTCTCCAAGCGTTTCGACATCAAGCTGGTCCCGATCACGGCCGATCTGGTCGCGAGGCTGCACAAGCCGGGCGCGGGGTCCAGCTACTACCGGTCGGCCCTCATGCCGGCGGACACGTACCACGGGGAACGCAACAACGCCGCGGTCCAGACGGTGGCGGTGGCGAACCTCCTGGTGACGCGGGCCGGAACGGACGCGACGCTCACCGAGGGCATGACCAGGACAGTGATCAACAGCCGCGACCGCATCGGCAAGCAGGTGCACGCCGCACAGCGCGTGGACCTGAGGACCGCCATCTACACCGACCCCCTGGACCTGCACGAGGGCGCACAGCGCTACTACCGCTCGAACAAGCCGTAG